The sequence below is a genomic window from Gymnogyps californianus isolate 813 chromosome 11, ASM1813914v2, whole genome shotgun sequence.
CCGAGGAGGTCTCCCGGCCCTccccagggaaggcagcaggaggctgggcCTTTCCCAGCTGAGACGAGGCAGACCCCCTTACCCCGTAGCACCCCCGGACTTCATGTCAGGCCACAGCTCACTCTGTAGCTACGCTGATGGGTTGCTGCTTCTCAGAGGGGAGTGGTGCAGGTCTGCGCCTTGCAGGCAGGCATGGTGGGAGGCAAGGGACTGACCCTGGGGTGGGACACCAAGACCAGGCTGCTGCGGAGCCTGGGGGAGCACAGAGGAAGGGGGCTGGTTCCCGCAGAGCTGTCGCTCCCCACTCAGACACCCTGCTCCCAGACGGCCCCAAGCGGGGTTCCCAAGCGGGGTTCCCCCAGATGCTCGATCCTGCGCTCAGCTCCTCTGCGTTTCCAAAGCAGCCTTTATATTCAGGCTCCATCTACAGGGAATGGAATAATTTCAAGAGCTTAAAATAGGATGTAGATAGATGTGTTtagtattaaattttttttttttttaagaagccgAGGAAGCGAGGTCTGTTTGACACAGATTCCTCAAGGCTTTCCTCTCAAAGTCTGCATACGTTCAATCATCGAGTGGAAAGttgggaggtggggaggagagatGGTTTTGTAGCCAAAGGGCTggatttcagctggaaaatgagAACCTCTGCTCTGCCTCGGGGTGCCTTTCGCCTTAACGTCAGCTCTACCAGGACGGTAAACCTTTTGCCGTGGTCATGCCTGTCGTTTGCTCACGTCCACcttgctctttctctcccccatgTTACCTGCAGGTGAGAGATAGGATGGTAGCTGGGGAGGCGAGTATGCGCAGCCCAATCCTGGCCTGCTGGCAGCCAATTCTCCTCCTGATGCTGGGATCCATCCTGTCCGGCTCCGCCACGGGCTGCCCGCCGCGCTGCGAGTGCTCTGCCCAGGAGCGTGCCGTCCTGTGCCACCGGAAGCGATTCATGGTCGTGCCAGAGGGGATCCCGACTGAGACCAGGCTGCTGGACTTGGGCAAGAACCGCATCAAGACACTCAACCAGGATGAATTTGCCAACTACCCTCacctggaggagctggagctaAATGAGAACATTATCAGTGCCATTGAACCTGGGGCTTTCAACAACCTCTTCAACCTCAGGACGCTGGGGCTCAGGAGTAACAGACTCAAGCTGATCCCCTTGGGGGTGTTTACCGGACTCAGCAACCTTACCAAGCTAGACATTAGTGAGAACAAAATTGTGATCCTCCTAGACTACATGTTCCAGGACTTGTACAACCTGAAGTCTTTGGAGGTGGGGGACAACGACCTTGTGTACATCTCCCACCGGGCCTTCAGTGGCCTCAacagcctggagcagctgaCCCTGGAGAAATGCAACCTGACCTCCATCCCCACAGAAGCCCTGTCTCACCTTCACGGCTTGATCGTGCTGCGGCTGCGCCATCTGAACATCAACACCATCCGGGATTACTCATTCAAGAGGCTGTACCGGCTCAAGGTCCTCGAGATCTCACACTGGCCCTACCTGGATACTATGACGTCCAACTGCCTCTATGGGTTGAACCTGACCTCCTTGTCCATCACCCACTGCAACCTGACGTCCATCCCGTATGTGTCGGTGAGGCACTTGGTTTACCTCCGGTTCCTGAACCTGTCCTACAACCCCATTGTCACCATCGAGGGCTCCATGCTCCATGACCTGCTCAGGCTGCAGGAGATCCAGCTGGTGGGAGGGCAGCTCACCACAGTCGAGCCCTTCGCCTTCCGTGGCCTCAATTACCTGCGCATCCTGAACGTGTCAGGGAATTTGCTGACCACCCTGGAGGAGTCAGCCTTCC
It includes:
- the LINGO1 gene encoding leucine-rich repeat and immunoglobulin-like domain-containing nogo receptor-interacting protein 1 isoform X1, which encodes MLQVRDRMVAGEASMRSPILACWQPILLLMLGSILSGSATGCPPRCECSAQERAVLCHRKRFMVVPEGIPTETRLLDLGKNRIKTLNQDEFANYPHLEELELNENIISAIEPGAFNNLFNLRTLGLRSNRLKLIPLGVFTGLSNLTKLDISENKIVILLDYMFQDLYNLKSLEVGDNDLVYISHRAFSGLNSLEQLTLEKCNLTSIPTEALSHLHGLIVLRLRHLNINTIRDYSFKRLYRLKVLEISHWPYLDTMTSNCLYGLNLTSLSITHCNLTSIPYVSVRHLVYLRFLNLSYNPIVTIEGSMLHDLLRLQEIQLVGGQLTTVEPFAFRGLNYLRILNVSGNLLTTLEESAFHSVGNLETLILDNNPLACDCRLLWVFRRRWRLNFNKQQPTCSTPEFVQGKEFKDFPDVLLPNYFTCRRARIRDRKPQQIFVDEGHTVHFVCRADGDPPPTIMWLSPRKHLISTKTNGRLTVFPDGTLEVRYAQIQDNGTYLCIASNAGGNDTMLAHLHVRSYSPDWPHQPNKTFAFISNQPNESDANSTRATVPFPFDIKTLIIATTMGFISFLGVVLFCLVLLFLWSRGKGNTKHNIEIEYVPRKSDAGISSADAPRKFNMKMI
- the LINGO1 gene encoding leucine-rich repeat and immunoglobulin-like domain-containing nogo receptor-interacting protein 1 isoform X2, which codes for MVAGEASMRSPILACWQPILLLMLGSILSGSATGCPPRCECSAQERAVLCHRKRFMVVPEGIPTETRLLDLGKNRIKTLNQDEFANYPHLEELELNENIISAIEPGAFNNLFNLRTLGLRSNRLKLIPLGVFTGLSNLTKLDISENKIVILLDYMFQDLYNLKSLEVGDNDLVYISHRAFSGLNSLEQLTLEKCNLTSIPTEALSHLHGLIVLRLRHLNINTIRDYSFKRLYRLKVLEISHWPYLDTMTSNCLYGLNLTSLSITHCNLTSIPYVSVRHLVYLRFLNLSYNPIVTIEGSMLHDLLRLQEIQLVGGQLTTVEPFAFRGLNYLRILNVSGNLLTTLEESAFHSVGNLETLILDNNPLACDCRLLWVFRRRWRLNFNKQQPTCSTPEFVQGKEFKDFPDVLLPNYFTCRRARIRDRKPQQIFVDEGHTVHFVCRADGDPPPTIMWLSPRKHLISTKTNGRLTVFPDGTLEVRYAQIQDNGTYLCIASNAGGNDTMLAHLHVRSYSPDWPHQPNKTFAFISNQPNESDANSTRATVPFPFDIKTLIIATTMGFISFLGVVLFCLVLLFLWSRGKGNTKHNIEIEYVPRKSDAGISSADAPRKFNMKMI